A section of the Canis lupus baileyi chromosome 5, mCanLup2.hap1, whole genome shotgun sequence genome encodes:
- the SETD6 gene encoding N-lysine methyltransferase SETD6 isoform X1 has product MATRAKRRRSTSSTRASASSGAGRLRGARSFQVAGPVRGSDPDPDLDPVAGFLSWCRQVGLELSPKVTVSRQGTVAGYGMVARESVQPGELLFAVPRAALLSQHTCSIGGLLERERGALQSQSGWVPLLLALLHELQTPASLWSPYFALWPELGRLEHPMFWPEEERRQLLQGTGVPEAVEKDLANIRSEYYSIVLPFMEAHPDLFSPRVRSLDLYRQLVALVMAYSFQEPLEEEDDEKEPNSPLMVPAADILNHLANHNANLEYSPNCLRMVATQPIPKGHEIFNTYGQMANWQLIHMYGFAEPYPDNTDDTADIQMVTVREAALQGTKVEAERLLLLERWDFLCKLEMVGEEGAFVIGREEVLTEEELTTTLKVLCMSAEEFREFKDQDGWGDNKREEDSLTIKNIPKLKASWRQLLRDSVLLTLQTYATDLKSEQDLLSNKEVYTKLSWREQQALQVRFGQKMILNQLLELTS; this is encoded by the exons ATGGCGACCCGGGCTAAGCGCCGGCGG agCACTTCCTCCACGCGCGCCTCGGCCTCCTCCGGGGCGGGCCGTCTCCGCGGCGCTCGCTCGTTTCAGGTGGCGGGGCCCGTGCGCGGTAGCGACCCGGACCCGGACCTGGACCCGGTGGCCGGCTTCCTGAGCTGGTGCCGGCAGGTGGGGCTGGAGCTGAGTCCCAAG GTGACGGTGAGCCGGCAGGGCACGGTGGCCGGCTACGGTATGGTGGCCCGGGAGAGCGTGCAGCCCGGGGAGCTGCTGTTCGCCGTGCCGCGGGCCGCGCTCCTGTCGCAGCACACCTGCTCCATAGGCGGCCTGCTGGAGCGAG AGCGAGGCGCGCTGCAGAGCCAGTCGGGCTGGGTGCCGCTGCTGTTGGCGCTGCTGCATGAGCTGCAGACCCCAGCCTCGCTCTGGAGCCCCTACTTTGCGCTCTGGCCGGAGTTGGGCCGCTTGGAACACCCCATGTTCTG GCCCGAGGAGGAGCGCCGGCAACTGCTGCAGGGCACGGGCGTACCGGAGGCCGTGGAGAAGGACTTGGCCAACATCCGCAGTGAATACTATTCCATCGTGTTGCCCTTCATGGAAGCCCACCCGGATCTTTTCAGCCCCAGGGTTCGCTCCCTGGATCTCTACCGCCAGCTTGTGGCTCTTGTGATGGCCTACAG CTTTCAGGAACCACTGGAGGAAGAGGACGATGAAAAGGAGCCAAACTCCCCTTTGATGGTGCCTGCTGCAGACATACTAAACCACTTAGCCAATCATAATGCCAATCTAGAATACTCTCCG AATTGTCTTCGGATGGTGGCCACTCAGCCCATTCCTAAAGGCCATGAAATTTTCAACACTTACGGACAGATGGCTAACTGGCAACTGATTCATATGTATGGTTTTGCTGAACCATATCCTGACAACACAGATGACACAGCTGACATTCAGATGGTGACAGTTCGTGAAGCAGCATTACAGG GAACAAAAGTTGAAGCTGAAAGGCTCTTACTGTTGGAACGGTGGGATTTCTTATGCAAACTGGAGATGGTTGGGGAAGAGGGAGCCTTTGTGATTGGGCGTGAGGAGGTACTGACTGAAGAGGAATTGACCACAACACTCAAG GTACTATGCATGTCTGCTGAGGAGTTCAGAGAGTTTAAAGACCAAGATGGATGGGGAGATAATAAAAGGGAAGAGGACAGCTTGACAATCAAAAATATCCCCAAACTTAAAGCATCATGGAGACAGCTTCTTCGGGACAGTGTTTTGTTGACCCTGCAAACCTATGCCACAGACTTAAAATCTGAACAAGATTTACTAAGTAACAAGGAGG
- the SETD6 gene encoding N-lysine methyltransferase SETD6 isoform X2: MATRAKRRRVAGPVRGSDPDPDLDPVAGFLSWCRQVGLELSPKVTVSRQGTVAGYGMVARESVQPGELLFAVPRAALLSQHTCSIGGLLERERGALQSQSGWVPLLLALLHELQTPASLWSPYFALWPELGRLEHPMFWPEEERRQLLQGTGVPEAVEKDLANIRSEYYSIVLPFMEAHPDLFSPRVRSLDLYRQLVALVMAYSFQEPLEEEDDEKEPNSPLMVPAADILNHLANHNANLEYSPNCLRMVATQPIPKGHEIFNTYGQMANWQLIHMYGFAEPYPDNTDDTADIQMVTVREAALQGTKVEAERLLLLERWDFLCKLEMVGEEGAFVIGREEVLTEEELTTTLKVLCMSAEEFREFKDQDGWGDNKREEDSLTIKNIPKLKASWRQLLRDSVLLTLQTYATDLKSEQDLLSNKEVYTKLSWREQQALQVRFGQKMILNQLLELTS, encoded by the exons ATGGCGACCCGGGCTAAGCGCCGGCGG GTGGCGGGGCCCGTGCGCGGTAGCGACCCGGACCCGGACCTGGACCCGGTGGCCGGCTTCCTGAGCTGGTGCCGGCAGGTGGGGCTGGAGCTGAGTCCCAAG GTGACGGTGAGCCGGCAGGGCACGGTGGCCGGCTACGGTATGGTGGCCCGGGAGAGCGTGCAGCCCGGGGAGCTGCTGTTCGCCGTGCCGCGGGCCGCGCTCCTGTCGCAGCACACCTGCTCCATAGGCGGCCTGCTGGAGCGAG AGCGAGGCGCGCTGCAGAGCCAGTCGGGCTGGGTGCCGCTGCTGTTGGCGCTGCTGCATGAGCTGCAGACCCCAGCCTCGCTCTGGAGCCCCTACTTTGCGCTCTGGCCGGAGTTGGGCCGCTTGGAACACCCCATGTTCTG GCCCGAGGAGGAGCGCCGGCAACTGCTGCAGGGCACGGGCGTACCGGAGGCCGTGGAGAAGGACTTGGCCAACATCCGCAGTGAATACTATTCCATCGTGTTGCCCTTCATGGAAGCCCACCCGGATCTTTTCAGCCCCAGGGTTCGCTCCCTGGATCTCTACCGCCAGCTTGTGGCTCTTGTGATGGCCTACAG CTTTCAGGAACCACTGGAGGAAGAGGACGATGAAAAGGAGCCAAACTCCCCTTTGATGGTGCCTGCTGCAGACATACTAAACCACTTAGCCAATCATAATGCCAATCTAGAATACTCTCCG AATTGTCTTCGGATGGTGGCCACTCAGCCCATTCCTAAAGGCCATGAAATTTTCAACACTTACGGACAGATGGCTAACTGGCAACTGATTCATATGTATGGTTTTGCTGAACCATATCCTGACAACACAGATGACACAGCTGACATTCAGATGGTGACAGTTCGTGAAGCAGCATTACAGG GAACAAAAGTTGAAGCTGAAAGGCTCTTACTGTTGGAACGGTGGGATTTCTTATGCAAACTGGAGATGGTTGGGGAAGAGGGAGCCTTTGTGATTGGGCGTGAGGAGGTACTGACTGAAGAGGAATTGACCACAACACTCAAG GTACTATGCATGTCTGCTGAGGAGTTCAGAGAGTTTAAAGACCAAGATGGATGGGGAGATAATAAAAGGGAAGAGGACAGCTTGACAATCAAAAATATCCCCAAACTTAAAGCATCATGGAGACAGCTTCTTCGGGACAGTGTTTTGTTGACCCTGCAAACCTATGCCACAGACTTAAAATCTGAACAAGATTTACTAAGTAACAAGGAGG